The Miscanthus floridulus cultivar M001 chromosome 6, ASM1932011v1, whole genome shotgun sequence genomic interval GCCGGGCTCACGCGCAAGGCGGTGAGCGTGGCTCGGCTTCACCCCACGCGCCGatgaggcggcggcggagctcctTCCTGCGCGACGCCAGTGGTGACGCGTGGCGGAAGAGTCCGGTTAGGTCCTCCTCTCCTTCGTCCGATCcgtttctagggttagggttagggttaactactgttcttcttccccgaggAGTCTACACGGGTTAGGGTTTGAGTTGCTTTTCAAAACCAAAACCGTTTCTTACTTCTTTTCTTCACCCGAtttgggtttagggttcgatgaaccctctACTTAGATCCAAAACGGATCTATCATCTCCTTCTAAATGCTACTATTCGGTTTTCTACTCTGATAGGCTAGATCTACATCTAGTTAGGtgactgataccattgttagactTAAAGCAGGATCACTGGCCATAGATCTAACATGTGTACTTGTATTAGGAATAAACAACgagtcctagaacatctactTGTACGGAattaaggagaagggagaggggcaGTGGTCTCTGACCGTCAGAGGGCTTGGCGGAGGAGCTGCTGGAGCCGTCcatgatgatggcggtggtgctgTCCGAGTCGGTGAAAGCGGTGGCGATGTAGCAGTGGAGTCCGGTGATGCAGTCCGGTGGCTGTGAGACGATGGAGCTTCCCGTCACTTGCTGCacaccctctagatcggattagggtgtATTGGTGGGGCGACTTTGgctgctcacggtgaacctcgtgaaGAGAGCCACCGGCCTCACCTCTgtttttatagcgcagtgtgacgggaGCCCTCCAACCATGTAGGGTCCATGGTTGGGCACCCTCGATCAGAACGCGAATCCAAGAGTCTAATTAATTGTTGAGTCAACCGGTAGAGATCATCTAACAAGCACGGATCACCGTCTCACAAACTTCCTCTGTTTCGACAGGCTCACGTTACTTCATCTGTTTTTCTCCACAGGCAGCACAGGCTTACCCTCGGACTCAGAGAAGATACATCCTGTAACTAGGATGTCCAGTATCAGCGAGAAGCGATTCGTGACTGGCTGACTGCTTAGTGCTTTGATTGATCAAGGCCATATGTCCGAGAGAACAAAaaggattcttttttttttgtgttatgggagaaaaagagagagaagaggggAGAGCTGTACGATCCATGGAGACGAGCTTTACAACCATGGTACCgtttagttgcacttcattttataaatttttttaagattctttatctcatcgaatctttagacgcatgcataaagcattaaatataaataaaaaataaaactaattatacaatttagacgaaattcacgagacgaatcttttaagcctaattagattatgattgaacattaattggccaaataacaacgaaagtagtACAGTACCATATCACCAAAAATTTtacaaactaaacaaggcccatgTTATCCAAATCCCTAAATCAAGGTACCGCGATTCTGCAATGGAATATATATTGCTCTAGGAAAACATGGTATCCGTGATaggtcatgttcgcttctcttataatttatcttttttcagcttatttttctcagtcggaacaatatttttctttcacagcaAATCAACCAGAATAacgtttcggtttgttttttcagcgaagcaaaccaGACGTGTACGAGTCGCGTTTTCCTCACCGTCAGCGGTGGTGGCGACGGCACCTCACCGCACGGGGGCAAGGCAGAATGCCGATTGCGTGGGcagcgacgccgacgccgacgcctctCACGTCTCATCCAGTCATCCCTCGCCCCTGCGCGCGGACGCGTCGCCTAGGAATATCACCCAAGATcaggccgccgccgtcgccggggGGCAGCCCGTACGCGGCCCGCGGGATTATTTTACCCGGCCTGTCGGGCGTTGCGGTGAGCGGCCGCGGCAGCAGCATCGCGCACCTCGCCACGGCCTactctgctgctgctggtgctgctaACATGGCCCCATGCCCGGCCGATGGGCTTTTGTTTAATCGACTGCGCGGAAGCAAGCGAAAACACGAAGGGCACTGCTGGCACGCACAGGCCCTGCTGGTATGATATCCCCTTGCCCCGCCGCATTACGCGACGGCAAGACGCCATTAGTTTAAGCTCCCCCGTGCCATCTTTCCCGGGGCTCCTAATTAACTAGGAGCGCGCGGTGTCGCGCGCTCACCGGTCAGTCTCAAGATTCCGCATGCCCTCAGTTGACAATGACGGCAGGCAGGGCACATCTCAGTATACTCCGTTCAGCTTATCCTTATATCTAACTTTTcgactttctttttttttcagtcgaaacagtatttttctctcacaacatttcagtcaGAATAATGCTTTTTTAGTtattttcagccaagttttagcgAGCCCAACGGGGCCTGTATAAATACCGCTCGTTGGCGTCGAAGCCTGATAAAATGCCGGCAGATGTGCTGGGCAGTCGCTGTGATTAGGCCCTGTTTTCGTGACGAGATTAGCGTGTCCTGGTAGATTCGTTCGTCGCCGAGCAATTAGGAACGTACGTGGACGGAAGGTGCATGCATGGCCGGGGGGACAGCGCCGGTTGGAGCATAGCGTAGCCGGTACCGTCCGGAGCCGTGTCCTCTAGTCCCGGCTGGTGACGTGGACCTAATACCTGCTGCTGCGATACGATACATACGCATAGGAAATTCGGAATACGGATGCTTTCAGCGCGACGGAAAGGAACGTAATACCAGTACGTATAGCTAGCTAGCGCGCGTCATGACCCGGCGGAGCTCGATCGTAATGGCCCTGGTCCTGGCCTCTAGCTGGGGATTAGAAGCGTGTTCCAGTCGTTTTCTGGGTGGTGTCTATGTGTAACTGAGATAGTAAGCCACGAGCTTGGGTCCTTAAAATGTGCCGGGACCAATGGTAGCAGAGAGAGAAATTTTATCCATCCAAGTACCAATGTACCACTACAAGATCTATGAACCACGCATGCGGCATCTTGCTGGTACCAGAAACAAAACGATGGAAAAGTTAGGCCAGCGCCAGCAAAAACACGAGCCCTTGTCAAAGTGAATGAAGGAATGAACGCCTGATGGCACGTACGACGTACTAGTAGTACTATTATGATAGCACCCGTACTCGTGTATACTACCAAAATGTACTGGTAGTGGTAGTAGACTCGTAGTCGTAGACGGCGAGAGGACAATTCCTGTCCGGGTAGGCTTTGCCTGACGTGACAACACACGTGCGAGGCCCAAAAAGGCGAGCGGGagactgggggggggggggggggggggcgggggcgaCGCGCCGACGCGGTACAGccgggacgacgacgacgaacgtGCAGGCGCAGACTTCCGGGCCGGCGGCTATTCAATGACACAAGGCCGCCGCAGCAGCGAAGCCTCCGCTTAATCTCCCGTTAATCTTTGGTGTCCAGCTCACCATGCATGCCCGTGGTCCAATTCTATATTTCTTCTTGGTCGTTGCCAATTGCCATTCCAGTGCTCGATCGGAGGTTGTTTAATTAGCCCCAAAACATTATTCTTGGTCTCTCGTCATTAGTCTCCAAGAAACATCACAAGCAGTATCCCTGAACAATGGCGATCCATCCATCCTTGTGTGCATACTGACTGAAGCAAAGGGTTCCGTCACAGAGCAAGGAAAGGCAGCACTTAAATCCTCCCGACGACGATATGATAGAAAAGGACCGGCAACTGTTCTCCGGGGCGTTGTGTGACGTTGATTCGATCACAAGGGGCGTGTGTGTCACGGCGGCATGCATGGCGCCATGATTGTTTCAGCATTGATGCTGCTGAATGCTGATGCTACGACGATCTGATGGGGAATCAATATTCAAGCGGGGACATTGCTACGAGGCAGGCCATCATGGAGATTGCGGCACCTGAGGTCCACATGCTTGTTGCCTTCAGCCTTCACCTGGGGTGCCAAAGCGGCATGCAGTCATGCTCAGTGGCCTGCCCAAATGTTTTTCAAGTGATCACTCACCTTCAACTATCAAACCATCTAATCTGAAATACTCATGCGGAGTTACTCATCAGCTAGCTGCTTAGCAAGCATGActgtccattaattaataaactGAAAAGGCTGCATGCAGCAATATTCTTTTGATCCGGAAGGTCAAGGGCTCATGTTCAGCATCCAGGCATTATGCACGAGTAATTGGAGATCCTATTCCTAGATTAGAATAACCATCTATAGCTTGATAGAAGTTGCTTTTAGAGCTGAACTCATCCGAGTTAAAAGCAAAGTCAGGCCTTCTCGGGGCTCTATGTCAGATTGTCAGTGTTTGCACCTTGTACTTATCGGGAGACAGCCAGGTCAAGCAAAGTAGATAAACAAATCACGTCTATAATTGAGGTCTTGATGATACCATGCACGGTGCACATGGTTACTTTCAAGCTAGAACAAAAAAACCTAGCTAATACAGGCACCGAGCAAAGCTCAGCCTGGAACAGTATCTTCATCTTCATAAAACTGAAAGTAAGCATCCCATGCACAAATGTCCCCTTTCAGAGAATCAGATACGTGGACAGGAAGACTATGCTCAAGTATTTTTTTCCCCTTTTCTGCTTAATCATGCAAAGTGTTTCTCTGCTCCACAAATATCCCTTTCTGTAAACTTCAGGTAAACCAGCCACGCAGCCCAGTTCTCAGTCACTAGCTCCGGCAATCCTCTTGCTCTACTTCCTGGGCCACACACAGCGCCCTCCTCCTCATGTCTGAAGCCTGAACACACCCACGTCGCACTGGGCCAGAATTTCCCTCTCGTTTCAGCAGGCCTGCCTTGCACCACGTAGCCTTGTAGCCACCACAGAATTGCCTTGCTGCCGCTGCTTGTCCGCGCCCCAAATGGTCCTGCGTATATAACGTCCCGATCGTTGGGGAGCTTATACATACTTGTGCAGAAACCACTTGCACCTGAACTCCTGATTCCTttcgtctcaaaaaaaaaaaaaaaaaaactcctgaTTCCTGAAGCAATGACCATGAGGGCTCTTCCGCTGACCCCTTCCAAGAGCTCCTCGTTTGGAGCTCACCAAATCAGGGGTAGCCCCAGATCAGTTAGAGCTTATGCAAAGGGAAATGAGGAGGGCAACAAGCAGTCCCTGTTCGGAAGCATCACCGAGGCGCTGGACTTCTCGCAGGTCCGGTCGGAGAAGGATGCCGAGCTGCTGTATGAGGCCAGTGAGTCCACCAAAGGTGGAGGGAGGATGACGAGGGAACAGGTACGGAACCACAACCACTGATGCAAAGCAAGTGCGGTTCCTTAATGTTACCATCTGTAGTCTGAATTTCTTTTTTCATACGCTTGTTTGATTGGCGATGAAGTACGGAGCACTGAGGCGGAAGATTGGTGGTACCTACCAGGATTTCTTCAAGTCATATGTTGATGGTATCTGATCATACCTTTCTCATGAGAGTAATTAAATGCCAAGTGAATAATCGCGTGTATTGTCTACTGATATTCAGATAGACACTGCATGACTGAATAAGTTGTATAGAGTGATACAGTAAAAAACAGTTGCAGTATGATGAAAATAGTGCCTATTGAAAATATATTATCACacacaaagttttggttttctgAACAACAGAAAGAATATCATGCAAGTTACCGAATACTGACCAATCAAATTGGTTTCAAATTCAGTCGATGGACAATACGTGGAGGAAGGTTGGGTCGATAAGACCTGCAAGATCTGCAAGAAGGACACAAGGGGGGAGCCAAGACAGGTTGACAAACTAGGAAGATATGCTCATGTGGCATGCTTGGAGAACCCAAAACCGGCAAATTTCTTTGCCAAAATCTTCGCCAGATGAACTATATAATTGTTTCACTCATGGTTAGATACAAATAGGTAGTGTTTTGGCTTCAAAGGGCCAAAATTTCGTTGTGCACAATTTTCCAAATGAAATGGTATATACTGAGAATCAGAGCATTCCATAGTTCAATTTCTTCAGTGTATTCAAGTAGATCATGAACGACGGCATGATCCAGAAAGATCAGAACAAACTACTGAAAATGTTTACATAGTAGCATAAGACTTTACAACAAGTTAGTACTCTTGAGTCATCTATTAGCTCATGTTCCTAGTCACAATACAGGAGG includes:
- the LOC136459319 gene encoding uncharacterized protein; the encoded protein is MTMRALPLTPSKSSSFGAHQIRGSPRSVRAYAKGNEEGNKQSLFGSITEALDFSQVRSEKDAELLYEASESTKGGGRMTREQYGALRRKIGGTYQDFFKSYVDVDGQYVEEGWVDKTCKICKKDTRGEPRQVDKLGRYAHVACLENPKPANFFAKIFAR